The nucleotide sequence AGATTGTCGGCGAGAAATTCGGCGACGGCATCATGAGTGCGATCGACTTCTCCATGGATATCGACAAAGAGGAGAATCCGGCGGGTGACCGTGTCGTGATCACCATGAACGGCAAGTTTTTGCCCTACAAGTCGTGGTAACACGACTTTTTTTGAGCATCGCCGCAGTGGCGGCCGTGTTCAAAAGGAGTCCGACAAAGATGATCAAGCGATGAATACAGCCGTGAAGCTCACCGTCGGAAGCCACACCGACAAAGGGCGCAAGCCCCTGAACCAGGATTTTCACGATCTGCGCATCCCCGACGATACGCTGCTCTGCACCAAGGGGGCGGCCGCGGCGCTGGCCGACGGCATCAGCAGCAGCGAGGTGAGCCAGATCGCCAGCCAGGTTGCCGTCGCCTCCTTTCTGGAGGATTACTTCAGCACCCCGGAGACCTGGTCGGTCGGCCGGGCGGCCCAGCAGGTGCTCAAGGCGACGAACTCCTGGCTCTATGCCCAGACCAGGCGGGGGCCGGAGCGCTTCGACATGGACAAGGGGTACGTATGTACCTTCAGCGCCCTGGTGCTGCGGGGCAGGAGCGTACACCTTTTTCATATCGGCGATGCGCGGATCTACCGGCTGCGCGACGGGGTGCTGGAGCAGCAGACTGAAGACCACCGCCTGCGGATCTCGCAGAACGAGAGCTACCTTAGCCGGGCCATGGGGATGGATTCGCAGCTCATCATCGACCATGCCGTGTTGAGTGCGGAAGCGGGGGATATCTTTTTCCTGATGACCGACGGGGTCTACGAGCATATCCTTGACAAGGATATCCTGCAAACGCTGCAGGCGTGCGGCGACGATTACGACGCTGCGGCGGAGGCGCTGGTCAACCGGGCCTTGGAAAACGGCAGCGGGGACAACCTGACGCTGATGCTCCTGCGCATCGACGCCCTGCCGGAACAGGCGATCGACGAGCGTTACAAGGAGGTGATCGAAAAGCCCTTCGCGCCGCTGCTCGAACCCCGGGCGGATTTTGACGGCTACCGCATCGTGCGCACGCTCAGCAGGACGAGCCGCAGCCATGTCTACCTGGCCGTCGACACGCAGACCGACACGCCAGCGGTGCTTAAGACCCTCGCGACGGAGCTGCAGCACGACCGCACACAGGTGGAGCGGTTCCTGACCGAAGAGTGGATCGCCCGCCGGGTCAGCAATGCCCACCTGCTCAAGGCTTACCCGCAGCAGCGCCCGCGCGCCTACCTCTACACCGTGACCGAGTATGTGGAGGGACAGTCGCTGGCGCAGTGGATGACGGACAACCCCCGTCCCGATCTCGAGACGGTCCGGCGTTTTGCCGAACAGATCGCACGGGGCCTGCTCGCGCTGCACCGCCGCGAGATGGTGCATCAGGACCTGCGCCCGGAGAATATCCTGATCGACGCCACGGGGACGCTCAAGATCATCGACTTCGGGTCGGTGAAAATAGAGGGGATCCAGGAGACGGTACCGGAGCGCGAGGAGGTACAGATGCCCGGCACGGCGCACTACTCGGCGCCGGAGTATTTCCTGGGTGAAGCGGGCACGCCGCGCTCGGACCTCTACTCGCTGGCGGCGATCCTCTACCGGATGCTCTCGGGCAGCTCCCCCTACGGTCTCAACGTGGCGCGGACCAAGCGGCGTTCTGAGCAGAAAAAGCTCAAATACGTGCCGCTCGCGACGGAGGGGAGCGGCGTGCCGGTCTGGTTCGACGAGGCACTGCGCAAGGCGCTCGACCCGGTCCCCGAGCGCCGCTACGAGGATGTCGCCGAGTTCGTCTATGACCTGCGCCATCCTAACCGTGCCTTCTTGAAAAAGGGGAGGCCGCCGCTGATCGAACGCGACCCGGCCCGTTTCTGGCAGGGGGTCTCCCTTCTGCTCGGGTTCGCCCTCGTCATGGTGGCGGCGCAGTGCCTGGGCGGGTGAAGACCCCGGCGTATTTCTGGGGAGCTCCGCACAGGTGGCGCGGCGTTGCTCAGAGGTACACCCTCGCACGAATAACTAAAGGAATAACTATATGAAAAAATGGATGATATCCCTGGCGGCAGCGCCGTTGATGATTGCTGGAATGAATACGGCGGCGGCAGCCGAAGAGAGTATTGCGATTTTGGACGGTATGAAGGTGAGCGGCGAGATCCGCCCGCGCTACGAGATGGCGGATGTGAAGGATAACGGCCTCGATACGGCCAACGCCTTTACGGCCCGGACGCGCCTCGCGGTCGAAGGGACGCTCTTCGGCCTCGAAGGACTCACCGCCAAAGTGGGGATGACTTCGGTCAACAACTTCGGCTACAACGACTACGCACCGCAGGATGCGACCTATGACACGATCCTCGACCCGCAGCAGGCGATCCTGACCGAAGGCTACCTGGCCTACACGGCGGCCGACACGACCCTGCTCGCGGGGCGTTCCTTCGTCAACCTCGACGACCAGCGCTTCGTGGGTACCGTCGGCTGGCGCCAGATGGAGCGTGCCTACGACACGGTGACGGTTGTCAACAAATCCGTCGAAGGGCTGACGCTGCTGGGCGCATGGGTCTACGGCTACCAGGGGGTCAACAGTAACCCGACGACCGATACGGGTTCGGCGCTGCTCAACGTTAACTACAAGGCGGGGGATGCGCTCACCGTCAGTCTGTTTGACTATATGCTGGCCGACATTCACGATACCTACGGCGTGCGCGTCAGCGGCGTCGTGCCGGTCGAGGGGATCAAGTTCGATTACGCGGCCTCCTACGCGATGCAGACGGACGCGACGCTCGATTATGCCCTCGACACCGCGCCGAAGATCGACGCTTCCTATTACGATGTTGCCCTGGGGGCGAATATCTCCGGCCTCATCGCCGGGGCGGAGTATGAAGTCCTCGGCGATGCTTCCGGCAGCAGCACCAAGGGCTTCACGACCCCGCTGGCGACCCTGCACAAGTTCCAGGGGTGGGCGGACGTCTTCCTCGGGCGCACGGCCGGTAGCAACAACGACGGTTTGGCAGACCTGAGCGTCAAACTCGGTTATGCCGCGCCGGGCTTCGGGAAACTCCTGGGGCTTTACCACAAGTTCGATGCGCTCTCCGGCGTAAACAAGGACCTTGGAAGCGAGTTCGACGTGTTGTACGCAAACAGTGTCCCGGGTGTCAAGGACCTCGCCTTCCTGGCGAAGGCGGCCTTCTATTCCAAAGGCGACACGGGCAATGACGTCACCAAAGCGTGGCTCCAGCTCGATTACAAGTTCGCGACGAAATAAACCGACAGGCGCGGTGCCGCCTCCGGCCGCCGCGTCCTAAAGACGACAAAGGAGTTTGACCATGAGTCTGTCCCAGGAAACGATCGAGATCATCAAGGCGACGGCGAAGCCCGTCGCGGAAAACGCGGAAGCGATTACGGAAAGGATGTATGAGATCCTTTTCGAGCACTACCCGGAAACGCAGCTGCTCTTCAAAGACGCGTCGCCGGACCAGCACAAGAAACTGGCCGCAGCCGTCGGGGCCTATGCCGCCAATATCGAAAAGCCGGAGCTCCTCGGAGCGGCTCTCGAGAAGATGGCGCAGTCGCATGTGCGTGCCGGCGTACAGCCTGAACACTACCCCGTCGTCGGGGTATCGCTGCTCACCGCCGTGAAAGAAGTGCTCGGTGAGGCGGCGACGGATGAAGTGCTGAGCGCCTGGAAAGAGGCCTATTTCTTCCTCGGCGATCTTCTGATTGCCCGTGAAACAGCGCTTTACGCCACGGCGTAAAGGCTTACTTCCTTCTTAGGCGGACGAACTTCTCCGCCTCCATCACGACCACCAACCCAAACGAAAACAGCAGCAGTTCCGTCCAGACCTGCAGCGACACCGGTTCCAGCGAGAGCAGTTGCTGCGTCCAGGGAAGCTGCATGGCGGCGATATGCACGGCCTGCGCGGCAATGATCGAGAGCGGCAGCAGCAGGTTCTTGAAATGGCTGACCTTGAAGAGGTAGCGCGTTTCGCTCCGGCTGTTGAACGCGTGCAGGTTCTCAAAGAGGACCATCAGCAGCAGGGTGTCGTTGCGCGCGGACTCCACCGGGACACCCTGTGCGAGCAGCGTATAGAAAACCCCGAAACCGATCAGCCCCATATAGGCGGCGCCGAGGACGATGCGCTGGATCATCAGGGCGTTGAAAATGGGCTCTTTGGGCGGGCGCGGACCGCGCTTGAGCACGTGCGGTTCGGCCGGTTCCAGCCCCAGGGCGACATCCTGGATGCCGTTGGTGACGAGGTTGAGCCAGAGCAGGTGGATGGGCAGTAGCGGCACGGGGGTGGCGAAGGCGAGGGAGAGCAGCACGAGGATGATCTCGGCGAGCCCGGTGGAAATGAGCAGGTGGACGACCTTTCGGATATTGTCATAGGCGCGGCGCCCTTCCTCGACGCCGCCCACGATGGAGGTAAAGGCATCGTCGGTGAGAATCAGGTCGGCGCTCTCCTTGGCCACGTCCGTGCCGCTTTTTCCCATCGCGATGCCGATATGGGCGCTTTTGAGCGCCGGGGCGTCGTTGACACCGTCACCGGTGACGGCGACATAGTGACCCAGCCCCTGGAAGGCGCGGACGATCTGCAGCTTCTGTTCCGGCGAGACGCGGGCGAAGACGCGGATGTCGGCCAGGGAGGCCGGATCGCCCCCGTTCTCATACCAGTGGCTGAGCGCCTCCCCGTCCATGACCTGTTGCATCCCCGCTGCCATGTTGAGCCGCTTGGCGATATGCAGCGCCGTTTCAGGGTGGTCGCCCGTGACCATGACGACCGTGATACCGGCTTCGTGGCAGTGGGCGAGGGCGGTCTCCACGCCGTCGCGCAGGGGGTCGGTGATGGCGGCAAGGCCTGCCCAGATGAAGTGCTTTGATGCCATGGCTTCTTGGAGGTGCGGCGTCGCGGTGTCGGCATAGGCGACCCCGATGAGGCGGTACCCCTCCCGGGCCAGGCTGTTGACCTCAGCGAGGAGTATGTCGCGTTCGGAAGGGTCGATGCTGCAGGCCGCGAGGATGACTTCGGGCGAGCCTTTAACGGCGGCAAAGTAGCCCGTCTCCGTCTCGATCACCGCACCGGAATACTTCTGGGCGGGCTCATAGGGGATGAGATCGGTTTTCGGACGTTCCATCCGCTCCAGTATGGCCGCGTTTTGCCGCTGTGCGTAGAGGGCCAGGGCGACGTCGACCTGGTCGCCGCCGAAGGTTCCCTGGCGGTTGCGGTAGGCTTCGTTGGCGATGACGACTGCTTCGAGTGCCTTTACCGGGTCTGCCGCCCCCTCAAAAGATTCGACGCTGAGCCGGTTCTGGGTCAGCGTCCCCGTCTTGTCGGTGGCAATGAGGGTGCAGGAACCCAGTGCTTCGATGGCCGGGAGTTTGCGGACGATGACGCTGCGCCGGGACATGGCGACCGCCGCCGAGGCGAGGGCGACGGTGATGGCGACGGGAAGCCCTTCGGGAACGGCGGAGACGAAGAGGGCGACCGTGAGGAAAAAGACCTCGAGCAGCGGGGTCCCTCGGAAGAGCGACAGTGCGATGATCAGCAGGGAGATGACGCCGACGGCGGCCGCGATCTTGAGGGAAAAGGCTTCCAGGCGCGCGATGAGGGGGACTTTGACGGCGGATTTCCCGATGAGGAGTTCGGCGATCCGCCCGATCTGCGTATGCAGCCCGACGGCGCTGACAATGCCCCTGGCGCGCCCGCTGGTAATATAGGTCCCGGCGAAGAGCATGTTGCTGCGGTCGCCCAGGGGGAGATCGGGATCATCGAAAATGGCCGTGGCATCCTTGCCGACTTCCAGGGACTCGCCGGTCAGCAGCGACTCGTCGGCGGAGAGGTGATAGGTGTGGATCAGTCTGAGGTCGGCCGGGACCTTGTCCCCGCTCTCGATCACCACGATATCGCCCAGCGCCAGCCCCGCGGCATCGATGAGCTCCTCTTTGCCGTCTCGGAGCACCTTGGCGAGGGTCGTGACGCTGTGCCGCAGGGCATGGGCCTGCCGGTCGGCGCTGTGTTCGAGCACCGTCCCGATGGCGGCGTTGATGATCAGTACGGCGAGGATGAACCAGGCATCAAGATGTTCTCCGATACCGAAACTGATCAAAGCGGCGATAAGCAGGATCAGGATAATGGGATTTTTAAACTGGGAAAAGATTATGCGCAGCAGGGGCGTCGGAGGGGCGACCGGCAGGGTATTGGGGCCGTCGCGCTTCAGGCGTATAGCGGCCTCTGCCGTACTCAGGCCGCTGCTGGTGCAGTCAAAATGCCTGAAGGTCGTGTCGATCCCGAGGGTATGGTGCGCGTCGAATTCCATACACCTATTGTATCAGGAGATCAGGCGAATCGGTACGGCGGCGTTCAGCCCTTGTCGCGGTTGAAAAAGGCAAGGCCGAGGGCGACGACGATCAAGACGCCGAAGGTGACACCCCAGATAAGCAGGTTGATGTCCCCGTCGAGAGGTGGATTGGTCGGATTCATGGTTGCTCGCTTTCATCCCGGGTCAGGTAGACCCAGTAGTCCCGGTAACTGTAGCCCCGGTTCAGGAAATAGAGTTGCAAAACGGCGACGCGGTAGAGCGTCAGCACCATCTTGGCAAAGGGGACGGCGAGGCTGAGCCCCGCGAGCCATCCCTGCGGTTTTTTCCCGCGGGTTTCCAGCATGGTTTCCACACCGATATTCTGCATAAGGTGCCAGCTGAAAAGGAAAGAAAAAATGAAGTTCGCCACCACCCCGAGGAGGGCGACGGCAATGAGGTCCTGTTCGAAAAGACCGAAGAGCACTGTTTAGGCGTTCTCGATGGCGTCTTGGAGGATTTTGGTCGCAGCAGCCTTGTTCTGGTAGTCTTTGACCTTGACCCATTTGCCCGGCTCGAGCGCTTTGTAGGTTTCGAAGAAGTTCTTGATCTTCGCCAGAGTGTGTTTCGGCAGGTCGTCGATGTCCTGGATCTCTTCGAAAGTCGGGTCGATCTTGGAGACCGGCACGGCCAGCAGTTTCTCATCGATACCGCTTTCGTCTTCCATGATCAGTACACCGATCAGGCGGCAGTTCACGACGGAACCGGCCTGCATCGGGTACTCGGTCAGAACGAGAACGTCTGCCGGGTCGCCGTCCTGGGAAAGGGTCTTGTTGACGAAACCGTAGTTGGCCGGATAGTACATTGCAGAGTGCATGACGCGGTCGACGACGACGGCACCGCTCTCTTTTTCAATTTCATACTTGATGTTGGACCCGTAAGGGATCTCGATCACCGCTTTGACTTTGTCCGGGTTTTCTCCGTAACCGATTTTGCTCAAATCCATAGCGTTCTCCAAAAATATTTGGCGTGATTGTAGCAAAGCAGACCTCTAAAATCCCTGTAGGGCTCCAAACCGGATGGCGGCGTATGGTAACAGTCCAGGCTTAGGGGGATCGGATTTTGCGGTTATATCATACGGTTTTTATCTTCTTTTCTATACTATAAGCCGAGTAATTTTGATGAAAGCGCAGGCTTTCAAAACTGTAACAAGGGTAGATCATGGAAGTGAACCTCGTAGCCGAGGGGCTCAAATTCATGATGCTCGGTATGGGCATCGTCTTTTTGTTCCTCACGCTGATGATTTTTTCGATGAATGTGATGTCGAAGATCATTCACCGCTATTTCCCGGAACCGCAGGCGGCAGAGTCGGGAAAGTCCGCTCCGGCAGCGGCGGATAAACTGAAGAAGGTGGCGGCGATTGCCGCGGCCATTCACCACCACAACACTAAGTAAGGATTGGCATGGCGAAAAAATTCATTGACGTGATGGATACGACGTTCCGCGACGGCTTTCAGTCGGTTTTCGGCGGACGGGTACTGCTGGGCGACTTCCTGCCGGCGGTCGAAGCGGCAAAAGAGGCGGGGATCACCCACTTCGAGTTCGGCGGGGGCGCACGCTTCCAGGTGCCTTATTTCTACCTCAACGAGAACGCTTTTGACAATATGGACAAGTTCCGCGAGATCGTCGGTCCCGACGCGAACCTGCAGACGCTGGCGCGCGGCGTCAACACGGTCATGCTCGACACGGGCAGCCGCGAGCTGGTCGACCTGCACGCAAAGATGTTCAAAAAGCACGGGACGACGACGATCCGCAACTTTGATGCTCTCAACGACGTCAACAACCTCATTGACAGTGGCCGCAGCATCGTCAACCACGGCCTGAAGCACGAAGTCGTCGTGACGATGATGGACCTCCCCCCGGGATGCGAAGGGGCGCACACCGTGGATTTCTACGAGAAGATTCTCCGCGACATCCTCGATGCGGAGATCCCGTACGACTCCGTCTGTTTCAAAGACGCGACCGGTACTGCCAACCCCCAGAAAGTCTACGAGACGATCAAGATGGCACGCAGACTGCTGCCGGAAGGGACGCATATCCGCCTGCACACGCAGGAGACTGCCGGTATCAGCGTCGCGCAGAACCTCGCAGCCCTCGAAGCGGGCGCGGACGGTATCGATGCCGCCGCGCACCCGGTCTCCGGCGGTACGAGCCAGCCGGACCTGCTGGTGATGATGCACGCCATCAAAGGCAAGGATTATGACTTCGGCTTCGATTTCGAGAAGATCCTCAAATACGAAGCGACGCTCAAAGAGTGTCTGGCGGACTACTTCATCCCGCCGGAAGCGACCATGGTCGAACCGCTGATCCAGTTCTCCCCGATGCCGGGCGGCGCCCTGACGGCGAACACGCAGATGCTGCGCGACAACAACATGATGGACAAGTTCCACGATGCGATCCTCGCGATGCGCGAAGCCGTGGAAAAAGGCGGTTACGGTACTTCCGTGACGCCGGTATCACAGTTCTATTTCCAGCAGGCGCTCAACAATACCCTGATGGGGCCGTGGAAGAAGATCGCACCGGGTTACGGCCGTATGGTCCTGGGCTACTTCGGCAAAACGCCGGTGGCACCGGATGCCGAGGTCGTCAAGATCGCCGCGGAGCAGCTCGGACTGGAGCCGACCACGGAAAAGGCGATCGATCTCGCCGACAAAGACGAAAAGAAATCCGTCGCCTTCTGGACCAAGCGTCTTGAAGAAGAGGGGATCGAAACCACTGAAGAGAACATCTTCATCGCAGCAGCCTGTGATGAAAAAGGGATCACCTTCCTTAAAGGTGAAGCGGAAGTCAACGTCCGCAAACTTTCCGAAATGCAAAACGAAAAAGAGGAGTGCACAGGTATGGGTTCAGGAAACTACACAGTCGTCGTCGACGGTCAGAAATTCAGCGTTCAGGTCGCCGAGGGCGATGCAAATATCCAGGTGACAGCGGTTCAGGGCGAAGCGGCGGCACCTGCAGCGGCACCGGCCGGTGAAGGCGAAGAGATCAAGGCACTCCTGCCGGGCAACGTCTGGAAAGTCGTTGCCAACCCGGGCCAGAGCGTCGCGGAAGGCGAAAAGATCATGATCCTCGAATCCATGAAAATGGAGATCGATGTCCTTGCACCGCGCGGCGGCGTCATCAAGTCCATCAACGTCAACGTCAACGATAAGGTCGTCGAAGGCCAGGTTGTCGCGGTAATCGGATAAGCGGATGAGAACACTGTTTATCAAACTGCTGCTGGCATTGTCGCTGTTCGGCGCCGTGTCGGCGTCGGCATCCGATGCCCATGGCGCGCATGAGGCGCCGGCCGTGGAGCAGAAAGCATACGAGTCGCAGAGCATCGGCCACCTTCTGGCCAATTTTGCCAAGTCAACCGGTGTCTATGCGATCCTCTTTCCCAATCCGGACGAGATGAGCGCCCTGGGTAAACCGATGAGCGATTTCCACAAAGGGTGGGGGCGCGTCATCATGATCCTGGTGGCCTTTGTCCTCTTCTACCTGGCGATCGCCAAAGGCTTTGAGCCGCTGCTCCTGCTGCCGATCGGCTTCGGGGGCCTGCTCTCGAACATCCCCGTCGCCGACATCGCCGGGCCGCACGGCTTCCTGGGCGTTATCTACCAGGCGGGTCTCGCGAACGAACTCTTCCCGATTATCATCTTTATGGGTGTCGGGGCGATGACCGATTTCGGCCCGCTGCTCTCCAACCCGAAAACGGCGCTGCTCGGCGGTGCCGCGCAGTTCGGGATCTTCGGGACCCTCGTCGGGGCGGTCGCGCTGTCGCAGTACACGGACCTCTTTGACTTTACACTCCAGCAGGCATCCGCCATCTCCATCATCGGCGGTGCGGACGGCCCGACGTCGATCTACATCGCGACGAAACTGGCGCCGGAGCTGCTGGGGGCGATCGCGGTCGCGTCCTACTCCTATATGGCGCTAGTACCGATCATCCAGCCTCCGATCATGAAAGCGCTTACCAACGCCAAAGAGCGCAAGATCAAGATGACGACGCTGCGCCACGTCAGCCGCATGGAGAAACTGATCTTCCCGATCATGGTCCTTGTCCTGGCGATCCTGGTTCTTCCGGATTCCACGCCGCTGATCGGTGCGTTCGCTTTCGGTAACTTCCTCAAAGAGTCCGGCGTTGTCGAGCGTCTCTCTGACACGCTGCAGAACGCCCTGATCAACATCGTCACGATCTTCCTCGGCCTCGGCGTCGGCTCCAAGCTCGCCGCGGACCAGTTCCTCGTCGCCGATACCCTGGCGATCCTGGCCCTGGGCCTGGTCGCTTTCTCCGTCGGTACGGCCGCGGGGGTCATCATGGCGAAAATCATGAACCTCTTCCCGGGGACGAAGATCAACCCGCTTATCGGTTCGGCAGGGGTTTCCGCCGTCCCGATGGCGGCGCGCGTCTCCAACAAAGTCGGTATGGAATACGACCGCAACAACATGCTGCTCATGCATGCGATGGGCCCGAATGTCGCGGGTGTCATCGGTTCCGCCGTCGCCGCGGGTGTCATGATCAGTATCTTCGCGTAAGCGCAGAAACACCTTCGCTTTCCGGGGCTTCCCGGAACAGCTTCTTCTAACCGATCCCCTATTTTTTTACAGTGTCATAATGCAGATCAGCGCCGCATCAGGCAGGCATCGCAGCCGTCGCGGTAGAAGGCTTTTAAGGTCTTGAGGGTTTCGAAACCGAAACGTCTGTAGAGAGCGATCGCCGCGTGGTTGTCGCATCTGACTTCCAGAAGCATGTGGGCAAAGCCGCGCCGTGACAGTCCGGTGAACATCTGTTCCAGCAGCAGTGAGGCGATGCCCCTGCCGCGGTACTCCGGGGCAATGCCGAGAGAGTAGAGCTTCGGTTCGCGCCGCCGTACCAGGGCGAGGATATAGCCGGCGATCTCCCCCGTTTCGCTTTGGGCGACGAGCAGCAGGCTGTGGCGGATATGGTAGTAGAATGCCCGGCGGCTGAGCGGATAGTTCGCCTCGCTGAAGAGCCTCTTCTCCAGGCACTCTAGCGCCGCGGCATCGGCAGCAACGGCAGCCCTGACCGTCATTTCTGGTAGATGGTGTATTTGGGCACCAGCTTGAAGGGGCGGTAGGACATCTTCACCTTCTTGAGGTTCTCGAACCCCATGTCGTCGCCGACGTTGATATAGGTGATGCCGTACTTCTCCTTGAGCAGTTTCGAGAATTCGCGGAAGATATACTGCGCGCACCCCATCACTTCGAAGTCGGTCTTTTCGATGATGACGCAGGCGGTGTCGTTGCTGATGCGCTCCCCTGCCGTAAAGCCCTTGATCTCCCCGTCGATATAGATGACGAGCCCCGTCAGCTGGAGCGCTTCGTAGTGCTTGAGCATCCGCTTGACGGCGTGGCGCTCCTGGTGGATCCCTTCGAGGAAGACTTCCGCCTCCTCCCTCGGCATATATTTCACCCGGTCGGAAACCCACTTGTTGAAGAGCGCCATGATGCCGTCGAAGTGCTTCTCGCTGTCGAGCTCCTCGACATAGGCGTCGGGATAGGAGTTGCGGAAACGGTTGATCTCAGTGCGCTTCGTATGGTAGCTGTTGCCGCGCAGCTCGATAAGCTTGTCGACTTCATAGACGTAATCGACGAGCTTCTTCTCGAGGATGTAGTGTTCGAGCATTTCGAACATGCTCTGCGCTTCGTCTTCGCTCTGGATGAACTCTTCGACGGTCGATGCCTGCACGTAGTCGATACGGGCGTAGTAGGGCGAGGAGTTGTTCGCATTCATGATCTCGAAACACTGTACGATCGCCTTGTCGACGTTCTTCTTCTTCCCGATGGGCGGCAGGAGCATCGTCAGCTCCCCTCCCGTCATGACGAAGAGACAGAAACATTTGTTGATGAGGGCATAGAAGCCGCTGCTGTTCCCCAGCCAGATGTAGTTGGCGGCGAAGGTGTAGTCGCTGATGTCGACGTCGACCTTTCCCAGAAATTTTTCCAGGATAGGTTTGGCTTTGAGGCCGAAGGGTTTAAGTTCCTGCTTGTTGATGACGAGGTTCGCCATGGGGTTGGGGTGTCCTTGAGACGGAAATATTTGGGCGGAATTTTACTCCGCTTTTCGCCGTTTGCGTCAAGGAAATTTTCGGAGCCGCAAACCCGCGCAAACAAGGGCACTTCTCTAACATTGACGCAGTATAATTGCTTTGCAAAAAGGATTGAATATGCTAAAAATGATGATCGGATTCATGAAAGATTACTGGAAGTACCGTGACGCGGTCAAAAAACAGCACCGCTGG is from Sulfurimonas sp. HSL-1656 and encodes:
- a CDS encoding phosphatidylglycerol lysyltransferase domain-containing protein, with product MANLVINKQELKPFGLKAKPILEKFLGKVDVDISDYTFAANYIWLGNSSGFYALINKCFCLFVMTGGELTMLLPPIGKKKNVDKAIVQCFEIMNANNSSPYYARIDYVQASTVEEFIQSEDEAQSMFEMLEHYILEKKLVDYVYEVDKLIELRGNSYHTKRTEINRFRNSYPDAYVEELDSEKHFDGIMALFNKWVSDRVKYMPREEAEVFLEGIHQERHAVKRMLKHYEALQLTGLVIYIDGEIKGFTAGERISNDTACVIIEKTDFEVMGCAQYIFREFSKLLKEKYGITYINVGDDMGFENLKKVKMSYRPFKLVPKYTIYQK
- the rimI gene encoding ribosomal protein S18-alanine N-acetyltransferase, with the protein product MTVRAAVAADAAALECLEKRLFSEANYPLSRRAFYYHIRHSLLLVAQSETGEIAGYILALVRRREPKLYSLGIAPEYRGRGIASLLLEQMFTGLSRRGFAHMLLEVRCDNHAAIALYRRFGFETLKTLKAFYRDGCDACLMRR